In Penicillium oxalicum strain HP7-1 chromosome I, whole genome shotgun sequence, a single window of DNA contains:
- a CDS encoding UNC93-like protein, producing MAETEPKVPTTDVGPSASLTDEVPRPRGWMYQRIGKGRFNLGWYASPKFQLGMVAFVCFLCPGMFNALSGLGGGGKADVKLADDMNTALYSTFAVVGFCAGTIVNRLGVRMALSFGGIGYCLYAISLLVSVHKYVPGFNIFAGAFLGVCAGLLWTAQGTIMMSYPAEQSKGRYFAWFWGIFNVGACLGSLIPLGQNHSVKTNSTVTDGTYIAFIVLMFAGACLALFICDADKVVRPDGSKVILMKSPSWKTEIYGLWETIKAEPFIILLFPMFWSSNWFYTYQQNAINGAYFDTRTKSLNGFLYWFAQIVAATIIGPLLDSNRVRRSMRAKIAFGVLFVLTMVIWGGGYAWQKRYTRESVGKEAIKNGTFTPWDWTTPGYVGPMFLYFFYGMYDAIWQGVVYWFMGALGNSGRRLANLAGFYKGLQSAGAAVMWSLDSKETPYMNELASNWGILAGSLVVALPVVLLRIRDTVPIEEDLKGTDETIEDVLPAEVIDEKHQIHRES from the exons ATGGCAGAGACTGAGCCCAAAGTGCCGACCACCGACGTCGGGCCCAGCGCCTCGTTGACCGATGAGGTCCCCCGTCCGCGTGGTTGGATGTACCAGCGCATCGGAAAGGGCAGATTCAATCTGGGCTGGTATGCCTCACCCAAATTTCAGCTCGGCATGGTCGCCTTTGTGTGCTTTTTGTGTCCCGGCATGTTCAATGCCCTCAGTGgtctgggtggtggtggcaagGCCGATGTCAAGTTGGCCGACGACATG AACACTGCGCTATACAGTACCTTTGCTGTGGTTGGGTTCTGCGCCGGCACCATTGTCAATCGCCTGGGTGTGCGCATGGCCCTCTCATTTGGAGGTATCGGCTACTGTCTCTATGCGATCTCCCTGCTGGTTTCGGTCCACAAATATGTCCCCGGCTTCAATATCTTTGCGGGCGCCTTTCTGGGAGTGTGCGCCGGTCTGCTGTGGACTGCGCAGGGCACCATTATGATGTCCTACCCTGCCGAACAGTCCAAGGGTCGGTACTTTGCTTGGTTCTGGGGTATCTTCAACGTTGGTGCCTGCTTGGGTAGTCTG ATCCCCCTCGGACAAAATCACAGTGTCAAGACCAACAGCACCGTCACGGACGGCACCTACATCGCCTTTATTGTGCTCATGTTTGCAGGTGCTTGTCTGGCTCTGTTCATCTGCGATGCCGACAAGGTGGTTCGCCCGGACGGCTCCAAGGTCATTTTGATGAAGAGTCCTAGCTGGAAGACGGAGATCTATGGCCTGTGGGAGACCATCAAGGCGGAACCATTCATCATCCTGCTCTTCCCCATGTTCTGGTCCTCCAACTGGTTCTACACCTACCAACAGAATGCCATCAACGGTGCCTACTTTGATACTCGCACCAAGTCACTCAACGGCTTCTTGTACTGGTTCGCCCAGATCGTTGCCGCCACCATCATCGGTCCCCTCTTGGATTCCAACCGAGTGCGTCGTAGCATGCGCGCCAAGATTGCCTTTGGGGTGCTGTTCGTCCTGACGATGGTCATCTGGGGCGGCGGCTACGCCTGGCAGAAGCGTTACACCCGGGAGAGTGTCGGCAAGGAGGCCATCAAGAACGGCACCTTTACGCCCTGGGACTGGACCACTCCCGGCTATGTCGGCCCCATGTTCTTGTACTTCTTCTATGGCATGTACGATGCGATCTGGCAAGGTGTTGTCTACTG GTTCATGGGTGCTCTCGGTAACTCTGGTCGTCGTTTGGCCAATTTGGCCGGCTTCTACAAGGGTCTCCAGTCTGCTGGCGCGGCCGTTATGTGGTCTCTCGATAGTAAGGAGACTCCCTACATGAACGAACTGGCCTCCAATTGGGGCATCCTCGCCGGCTCCCTCGTGGTCGCACTCCCCGTGGTGCTGCTACGCATTCGGGATACCGTGCCGATTGAGGAAGACCTCAAGGGTACCGACGAGACCATCGAGGATGTCCTTCCGGCCGAAGTCATTGATGAAAAACATCAAATTCACCGGGAATCCTAA
- a CDS encoding Cytochrome c oxidase assembly protein COX15, with protein sequence MASLSPTLPLWRSVAPRLSKELFTCRQCLRKQGFAGPTVRRFAAMPSPKPQMIRSSIFADKNRQFFTSSLRRSVAAPTLEAAAGETAAKTKSSFPKISDKTVAYWLLGSAASVFGIVVFGGLTRLTESGLSITEWRPVTGSLPPMNADDWESEFAKYRASPEFQLLNPNMTLSEFKSIYYMEWIHRLWGRFVGLSFVLPAVYFVARKKVSAPMALRLGGIAGLIGFQGFIGWWMVKSGLKDDLFAPGSHPRVSQYRLTAHLATAFTCYVAMLWNGLAILRSHRLMKDPSEGLNQLNALRDPRLAFFRRSVAGLALLVFTTVMSGGLVAGLDAGLIYNEFPYMGKGLAPPSTELWDAHYSRREDRSDLWWRNMLENPSLVQLDHRILAMTTFTSIVALFAYSRRASIKRLLPAPARKGMHGVLGFACMQVALGISTLLYLVPTPLASAHQAGSLFLLTWVMILGSRVWHPSRTAKLLQMAAKARGQQLSSSTASAMKRL encoded by the exons ATGGCTTCTCTAAGTCCAACTCTGCCATTATGGCGGAGTGTTGCACCTCGCTTGTCAAAGGAACTGTTCACTTGCAGACAATGCCTTCGGAAGCAAGGCTTCGCTGGCCCAACCGTGCGCCGGTTCGCGGCCATGCCCTCTCCGAAGCCCCAAATGATCCGAAGCTCGATCTTTGCCGACAAGAACAGGCAATTTTTCACCTCGAGCTTGCGCCGCTCGGTCGCTGCCCCCACGCTCGAAGCTGCTGCGGGAGAAACTGCAGCAAAGACCAAGTCAAGTTTCCCCAAGATCAGCGACAAGACCGTGGCTTACTGGCTATTGGGCAGTGCTGCCAGTGTCTTTGGTATCGTCGTCTTTGGAGGTCTTACTCGACTGACGGAATCTGG TTTGAGTATCACCGAATGGCGCCCTGTTACTGGTTCTCTCCCACCCATGAATGCCGATGACTGGGAGTCGGAGTTCGCCAAATATCGTGCCTCTCCGGAATTCCAGCTGCTGAACCCCAACATGACATTGTCCGAATTCAAGTCCATCTACTACATGGAATGGATCCATCGCCTTTGGGGCCGATTCGTCGGTCTTTCGTTCGTCTTGCCTGCTGTCTACTTTGTCGCTCGGAAGAAGGTCTCCGCCCCCATGGCCCTGCGTCTGGGTGGCATTGCTGGTTTGATTGGTTTCCAAGGCTTCATCGGTTGGTGGATGGTCAAGTCGGGTCTGAAGGATGACCTCTTCGCTCCTGGAAGTCACCCTCGAGTCAGCCAGTACCGCCTGACAGCCCACCTGGCTACGGCATTCACCTGCTACGTTGCTATGCTCTGGAATGGCCTGGCTATTCTGCGGTCTCACCGTTTGATGAAGGATCCGTCTGAGGGACTGAACCAGCTGAACGCTCTTCGTGATCCTCGTCTAGCCTTTTTCCGTCGTTCTGTCGCTGGTCTGGCGCTCCTTGTTTTCACCACTGTCATGTCAGGCGGTCTTGTCGCTGGTCTCGACGCCGGATTGATTTACAACGAGTTCCCCTACATGGGCAAGGGACTCGCGCCTCCTAGCACTGAACTGTGGGATGCCCACTATTCTCGCCGCGAAGATCGATCCGACTTGTGGTGGCGAAACATGCTCGAGAACCCCTCCCTCGTCCAACTCGACCACCGCATTCTTGCCATGACCACTTTCACATCCATCGTCGCTCTCTTTGCCTATTCCCGCCGAGCTTCTATTAAGCGTCTTCTGCCCGCACCGGCTCGCAAGGGAATGCACGGTGTTCTTGGCTTTGCCTGCATGCAAGTCGCGCTTGGTATCTCCACTCTGCTGTACCTGGTGCCCACACCACTCGCCTCTGCCCATCAAGCTGGCAGCTTATTCCTGCTGACTTGGGTCATGATTCTGGGTAGCCGTGTGTGGCACCCGTCACGCACAGCCAAGCTTCTGCAAATGGCTGCCAAGGCACGAGGCCAACAGCTGTCAAGCTCCACTGCCTCAGCGATGAAGCGGCTGTGA
- a CDS encoding Phosphoenolpyruvate carboxykinase (ATP): MAPAGKNYIPPGRPASPGPLAADFIQQQIAKQRNNNYHSTSLRNMVATSVNRTALHPGGVQPGKSHTELEEELHETAHIDYDRVAIIANPSVPALYEDALVYETGTAITSSGALSAYSGAKTGRSPSDKRIVKEESSENDVWWGPVNKPMSPDVWRINRERAVDYLNTRNRIYVIDGYAGWDERYRISVRVVCARAYHALFMRNMLIRPSREELEHFHPDYVIYNAGSFPANRFTEGMTSATSVAINFAEKEMIILGTEYAGEMKKGVFTVLFYEMPVKHNVLTLHSSANEGENGDVTVFFGLSGTGKTTLSADPKRKLIGDDEHCWTDTGVFNIEGGCYAKCIGLSAEKEPDIFNAIRYGSVLENVVFDPITRVVDYDDSSLTENTRCAYPIEYIENAKLPCKSDNHPTNIILLTCDARGVLPPISKLTPEQTMFHFISGYTSKMAGTEDGVTEPQATFSSCFAQPFLALHPMRYASMLAEKIKEHKANAWLLNTGWVGAGATTGGKRCPLKYTRAILDAIHSGELAKAEYETYDVFNLPVPKSCPGVPDELLNPKNSWTATTSFSDEVNKLGKLFNENFKKYSDEATPEVLAAAPQTE, encoded by the exons ATGGCTCCTGCTGGAAAGAATTATATACCCCCAGGTCGCCCGGCTTCCCCAGGTCCTTTGGCTGCAGATTTCATTCAACAACAGATTGCGAAACAACGCAATAATAATTATCATTCTACCTCACTCAGAAACATGGTTGCCACATCTGTGAATCGCACCGCGCTGCACCCTGGTGGTGTCCA GCCGGGCAAGAGCCACACCGAactggaggaggagctgcaCGAGACGGCACACATTGACTATGACCGAGTCGCAATT ATTGCCAACCCCTCTGTTCCTGCTCTCTACGAGGACGCTCTTGTCTACGAGACTGGTACAGCTATCACATCCAGCGGCGCCTTGAGTGCCTACTCCGGCGCAAAGACAGGTCGCTCCCCCTCCGACAAGCGTATTGTCAAGGAGGAGTCCTCAGAGAACGATGTCTGGTGGGGGCCTGTCAACAAGCCCATGTCTCCTGAT GTCTGGCGCATCAACCGTGAGCGTGCGGTTGACTACCTCAACACCCGCAATCGCATCTATGTCATTGATGGTTATGCTGGCTGGGACGAGCGCTACCGTATCAGCGTTCGTGTGGTCTGCGCCCGCGCCTACCATGCTCTGTTCATGCGCAACATGCTGATCCGCCCGAGCCGTGAGGAGCTCGAGCACTTCCACCCCGACTATGTCATCTACAACGCCGGTTCTTTCCCCGCCAACCGCTTCACCGAGGGTATGACCTCTGCCACCTCCGTGGCGATCAACTTTGCCGAaaaggagatgatcatcctCGGCACCGAGTATGCCGgtgagatgaagaagggtgtCTTCACTGTCCTCTTCTACGAGATGCCCGTGAAGCACAATGTCCTCACCCTTCACTCGTCCGCCAACGAGGGCGAGAATGGCGATGTCACCGTCTTCTTCGGTCTCTCGGGTACTGGCAAGACCACTCTCTCTGCCGACCCCAAGCGCAAGCTGATCGGTGACGACGAGCACTGCTGGACCGACACTGGTGTCTTCAACATCGAGGGTGGATGCTACGCCAAGTGCATTGGCCTCTCTGCCGAGAAGGAGCCCGATATTTTCAACGCCATCCGCTACGGCTCAGTTCTGGAGAACGTCGTCTTTGACCCAATCACTCGTGTGGTCGACTACGATGACTCTTCCTTGACTGAGAACACCCGCTGCGCCTACCCCATCGAGTACATTGAAAATGCCAAGCTGCCCTGCAAGAGCGACAACCACCCCACCAACATCATTCTCCTTACCTGCGATGCCCGTGGtgtcctcccccccatcTCCAAGCTCACCCCGGAGCAAACCATGTTCCACTTCATCTCCGGCTACACCTCCAAGATGGCCGGCACCGAGGACGGTGTGACGGAACCTCAAGccaccttctcttcctgcTTCGCCCAGCCCTTCTTGGCTCTGCACCCCATGCGCTACGCTTCCATGCTGgctgagaagatcaaggagcaCAAGGCTAATGCTTGGCTCCTGAACACCGGCTGGGTGGGTGCCGGTGCCACCACGGGCGGCAAGCGTTGCCCTCTCAAGTACACTCGTGCCATCCTCGACGCCATCCACTCTGGTGAGCTCGCCAAGGCCGAGTACGAGACCTACGACGTCTTCAACCTGCCTGTGCCCAAGTCCTGCCCCGGCGTTCCCGATGAGCTTCTCAACCCCAAGAACAGCTGGACTGCGACCACCTCCTTCTCCGACGAGGTCAACAAACTCGGCAAGCTCTTCAACGAGAACTTCAAGAAGTACTCTGACGAGGCCACTCCCGAGGTTCTGGCTGCCGCTCCCCAGACCGAGTAA
- a CDS encoding putative mitochondrial 2-oxoglutarate/malate carrier protein — MASRSIKDTALSAQRTTKAAMENPAAATTTVLHHPYMRAALPFINGGLAGMTATVVIQPVDMVKVRLQLAGEGARTGPRPSALGITKEIIASGKVMDLYTGLSAGLLRQAVYTTARLGFFDTFIKKLNKRAEGQGRKITFTERAAAGLSAGGIAAMIGNPADLALVRMQSDGLKPPAARANYRSVFDALVRISKQEGLAALWSGALPTVVRAMALNMGQLTFFAESKAQLKQHTSLSPQTTTFAASAIAGFFASFLSLPFDFVKTRLQKQQKDPATGKLPYRGVLDCAKKVVQEEGWMRFYRGFGTYYVRIAPHAMVTLIVADYLNLITK; from the exons ATGGCATCACGGTCGATCAAGGACACCGCGCTGTCCGCGCAGCGAACCACCAAAGCGGCCATGGAGAACCCGGCCGCCGCCACTACCACTGTCCTCCACCATCCCTACATGCGGGCCGCGCTTCCCTTCATCAACGGTGGCCTCGCCGGCATGACCGCGACTGTGGTCATTCAACCCGTTGACATGGTCAAGGTTCGTCTGCAGCTCGCCGGTGAGGGGGCCCGTACAGGTCCTCGGCCCTCTGCACTCGGCATCACCAAGGAGATCATTGCCTCGGGCAAAGTAATGGACTTGTACACCGGACTCTCTGCGGGCCTCCTGCGTCAAGCCGTGTACACGACCGCTCGTCTCGGCTTTTTTGATACCTTCATCAAGAAACTCAACAAGCGTGCCGAGGGCCAAGGACGCAAGATCACCTTTACTGAACGCGCCGCCGCGGGTCTCTCGGCCGGTGGCATTGCCGCGATGATTGGCAACCCAGCCGATCTGGCCCTTGTGCGTATGCAATCCGACGGGTTGAAGCCACCTGCGGCTCGTGCCAACTACCGCTCCGTGTTCGATGCCCTGGTCCGCATCTCCAAGCAGGAAGGACTCGCGGCTTTATGGTCGGGGGCTTTGCCTACCGTGGTGCGCGCCATGGCCCTCAACATGGGCCAGCTGACTTTCTTCGCCGAGAGCAAGGCTCAGTTGAAGCAACACACCAGTCTTTCGCCACAGACCACCACCTTTGCCGCATCCGCGATCGCGGGATTTTTCGCCAGTTTCCTCTCATTGCCATTTGACTTTGTCAAGACTCGACTGCAGAAGCAACAAAAGGATCCAGCCACGGGCAAGCTGCCATATCGTGGAGTCCTCGACTGTGCCAAGAAGGTGGTTCAGGAAGAGGGGTGGATGCGCTTCTACCGGGGATTCGGCACTTATTACGTGCGGATCGCACCCCATGC GATGGTCACTTTGATTGTGGCCGACTATCTCAACCTGATCACCAAATAG
- a CDS encoding Glycerophosphodiester transporter GIT2 has translation MSVDPQTQSVEEEKKGVHPSDEITLDLPPLDALPKGRWERAWPTIACGAGLFSDGYLNGVIGQVNTILSILYPDTYSSSPASQNVSAIAFAGTVVGMLIFGYTSDHWSRKWSLMISTIILFVFAALCAGSYGAGGSQYGMFAALTAYRFFIGVGIGGEYPAGSVAAAENTGELKAGHRNRWFIMFTNFQIDFGFVVSALVPTILILICTEDHLRLVWRLSLGLGVIPPLSLLYLRLKLNEPEEFNRERMRKFPVLLIIKFYWFRLTVVSLIWFIYDFSSYSFGLYSSEWIGIITGDSAPLWKTFGWTTLTYMFYLPGSGLGAWVSDWLGPRQTLAIGVLLQGIVGFIMSGCYEWLATPKNVGGFVVVYGIFLALGEFGPGDNLGLCAAKSSATAIRGQYYSYAAAIGKIGAFVGTYVLPIVRDNAPNPIRKGQDPFFVSSALCIFSAFLAFFLLPQINQDTITNEDARFREYLSQNGYDTSTMGNRDQITTRETAVSRHDLA, from the exons ATGAGCGTTGACCCTCAGACACAGAgcgtggaggaggagaagaaaggcGTCCATCCCTCCGATGAGATTACGCTCGACCTTCCTCCACTCGATGCGCTACCCAAAGGCCGCTGGGAGCGCGCTTGGCCTACCATCGCCTGTGGCGCTGGTCTATTTTCCGACGGCTATCTGAATGGT GTCATCGGCCAAGTGAACACTATACTATCGATTCTCTATCCAGACACTTACTCGTCCTCTCCCGCCAGTCAGAATGTCTCGGCCATTGCCTTTGCCGGCACAGTGGTCGGGATGTTGATTTTTGGTTACACCAGTGATCACTGGTCGCGGAAGtggtctttgatgatttcaaccatcattctcttcgtcTTTGCCGCCCTGTGCGCTGGATCGTACGGCGCTGGAGGGAGCCAGTATGGCATGTTTGCCGCCCTCACCGCGTATCGGTTCTTTATCGGCGTAGGCATCGGAGGCGAATATCCTGCTGGATCTGTTGCGGCCGCTGAGAATACGGGAGAACTCAAGGCTGGTCACCGCAATCGCTGGTTCATCATGTTCACCAACTTCCAGATTGACTTTGGTTTCGTGGTTTCGGCGCTCGTCCCCACGATCTTGATCCTCATCTGCACCGAGGATCATCTGCGCCTTGTCTGGCGTCTGTCTCTGGGTCTGGGTGTGATTCCTCCCTTGAGTCTGCTGTATCTGCGACTCAAGCTGAATGAGCCCGAGGAGTTTAACCGTGAGCGGATGCGCAAATTCCCCGTGCTGCTGATCATCAA ATTCTACTGGTTCCGCCTGACGGTAGTCTCCCTGATTTGGTTCATTTACGATTTCTCATCATATTCGTTTGGTCTCTATTCCTCTGAATGGATCGGCATCATCACCGGTGATAGTGCGCCGCTGTGGAAAACCTTTGGTTGGACCACCTTGACCTACATGTTCTACTTGCCCGGCTCCGGACTGGGTGCCTGGGTGAGTGACTGGTTGGGTCCTCGCCAAACCCTTGCGATCGGAGTGCTTCTCCAGGGAATCGTGGGATTTATCATGTCTGGCTGCTACGAGTGGTTGGCAACACCCAAAAACGTGGGTGGATTTGTCGTGGTCTATGG TATTTTCCTTGCCCTGGGTGAGTTTGGCCCGGGCGACAATCTCGGTCTGTGTGCAGCCAAGAGCAGTGCGACTGCCATTCGTGGACAGTACTACTCTTACGCCGCAGCCATCGGCAAGATCGGTGCATTTGTGGGCACCTATGTTCTCCCCATCGTTCGTGACAATGCTCCGAATCCAATTCGCAAGGGTCAGGATCCATTCTTTGTTTCGAGCGCACTTTGCATCTTCAGTGCCTTCTTAGCATTCTTCCTCCTGCCTCAAATCAACCAG GATACCATCACCAATGAAGATGCTCGGTTCCGCGAATACCTCTCTCAGAACGGCTACGACACCTCGACCATGGGCAATCGGGATCAAATCACTACGCGGGAAACCGCCGTGAGCCGTCATGACCTTGCGTGA
- a CDS encoding mRNA cap guanine-N7 methyltransferase, whose amino-acid sequence MDNSPGRGSQDYYRGRNGGTERSGSLHSPDATTDYNGAYDDRKRNPSENATPDVDQQQQSSGPLNKRRRMQERHQARRRGRTPPPSVFSRRNRSRSPNSNGADRDDHSRRSRSPLAPRSPDPEDKPKQRKRPGGGARAGLLNPEQLRRRQEERERAMEEDAMRTSRDRGVSDVVRQHYNAVPERGREWRKTESKIKGLRSFNNWVKSTLIQKFSPDEDFVARFHDTKEWADESLRPSETEDKQLLVLDLGCGKGGDLGKWQLAPQKVELYVGLDPANISIEQARDRYGQMRSRGGGGGGRGRRPQPPLFHAEFATKDCFGESLADVDIIQRVGIDPNAGPGGSLMAARWGGGGFDVVTSMFAIHYAFESEEKTRQMLSNVAGCLKKGGRFIGVCPNSDVITSKVSAFHQKRKANDTTKPAETEAPEDGEVEEEERCGWGNDIYSVRFPGDTPENGVFRPPFGWRYTYFMSEAVEGVPEYVVPWEAFRALTEDYNLELQYRKPFLEIWEDEKNDRDLGPLSERMGVRDRTTGELLMTEEEKDAVSFYHAFCFYKV is encoded by the exons ATGGACAACTCCCCGGGCAGAGGATCCCAGGATTACTATAGAGGGCGCAATGGTGGAACAGAGAGATCGGGGTCCCTTCACTCGCCCGATGCCACGACAGATTACAATGGGGCATACGATGATCGAAAGCGCAACCCTAGCGAGAATGCCACCCCCGACGTCGATCAGCAGCAGCAATCATCTGGCCCGCTGAACAAGCGCAGACGGATGCAAGAACGGCATCAAGCTCGCAGACGTGGTCGAACACCTCCACCTTCGGTTTTCTCCCGACGAAATCGCTCCCGTAGCCCCAACTCCAATGGCGCGGACCGCGATGACCACTCCAGACGGTCTCGATCCCCACTCGCGCCTCGGTCTCCAGATCCCGAAGACAAACCCAAGCAGCGCAAGCGTCCAGGCGGTGGTGCTCGGGCAGGTCTACTCAATCCCGAGCAATTGCGGCGTCGGCAGGAAGAACGCGAGCGCgccatggaggaggatgCTATGCGGACGTCGCGGGACCGTGGTGTCTCCGATGTTGTTCGCCAACACTACAACGCAGTTCCGGAGCGAGGTCGTGAATGGCGCAAGACCGAAAGCAAAATCAAGGGATTACGCAGTTTCAACAATTGGGTGAAGAGTACCTTGATCCAGAAGTTCTCCCCCGACGAGGACTTTGTCGCCCGTTTCCACGATACTAAGGAATGGGCCGATGAGAGTCTGCGGCCATCTGAAACCGAGGACAAACAGCTGCTAGTGCTTGATTTGGGATGCGGCAAGGGCGGTGATCTGGGGAAATGGCAGCTTGCGCCGCAAAAAGTGGAATTGTATGTCGGGCTTGACCCAGCGAATATCTCAATTGAGCAAGCTCGCGATCGGTACGGGCAGATGCGGTCTCGCGGTGGGGGCGGAGGCGGCCGTGGTCGTCGCCCGCAGCCACCTCTGTTCCACGCCGAATTCGCTACCAAGGATTGCTTTGGCGAGTCGCTTGCCGATGTGGATATCATTCAGCGTGTCGGTATCGACCCCAATGCGGGACCTGGCGGATCTTTGATGGCAGCTCGATGGGGCGGCGGTGGCTTTGACGTTGTGACTTCCATGTTCGCCATCCACTATGCCTTTGaaagcgaggagaagaccCGCCAAATGCTCAGCAATGTTGCAGGTTGTCTCAAGAAAGGTGGCCGATTTATCGGTGTGTGTCCCAACTCGGATGTGATCACGAGCAAAGTCAGCGCCTTCCATCAAAAACGCAAAGCCAACGATACCACGAAGCCTGCAGAGACCGAGGCCCCTGAGGATGGcgaagtggaagaagaagagcgctGTGGATGGGGAAACGACATTTATAGCGTTCGCTTCCCGGGCGATACCCCTGAGAACGGCGTATTCCGCCCGCCATTTGGATGGAGGTACACGTACTTTATGTCAGAGGCGGTGGAAGGAGTCCCAGAATACGTCGTGCCTTGGGAAGCATTCCGAGC CTTGACCGAGGACTACAACCTGGAGTTGCAGTACCGCAAGCCCTTCCTTGAGATCtgggaagatgagaagaacgATCGCGACCTTGGGCCGCTCAGCGAGCGCATGGGAGTGCGTGATCGTACTACTGGAGAGCTGTTgatgaccgaggaggagaaggacgCAGTCA GCTTCTACCATGCATTTTGTTTCTACAAAGTTTAG